One Ranitomeya variabilis isolate aRanVar5 chromosome 5, aRanVar5.hap1, whole genome shotgun sequence DNA window includes the following coding sequences:
- the LOC143774760 gene encoding olfactory receptor 6F1-like yields MCKVNQTEVKEFLLLGFKGLHEIKIALFIAFLLVYIVIVLGNLLIVMLVSTIDHLQIPMFIFLKHLATADILLTTTVMPAMLDIIYVNEKKMFVVLCIIQMNFIFIFGFVQCFFIAIMSFDRCLAICIMHYASMHSLHYASIMSPHVCVIMIRGSWCLMLFISSEIIFVFRLQFCNLSYVDSFFCDFGPVVDLATSDTSVLLLIDFIVSIFMIFFPFAFTILTYICIFITILNISSTSGRSKAFSTCSSHLTTVCAYYGTLMTASLNSFDKGSSNLNNFISLLYIVVTPLLNPIIYSLRNQEIKRTLQKMLRNIRINN; encoded by the coding sequence ATGTGTAAGGTGAACCAGACAGAAGTCAAAGAGTTCTTGCTTCTTGGATTTAAAGGGCTCCATGAGATAAAAATTGCACTCTTTATAGCTTTTCTTCTTGTCTACATTGTCATAGTGCTTGGAAATCTTCTTATAGTTATGTTGGTGTCCACCATCGATCATCTCCAGATCCCCATGTTCATCTTCCTCAAACACTTGGCCACTGCTGATATCCTCCTTACCACCACTGTGATGCCAGCCATGCTGGATATCATATACGTTAATGAGAAGAAGATGTTCGTTGTTCTCTGCATAATCCAGATGAACTTTATCTTCATTTTTGGATTCGTTCAATGTTTCTTCATAGCTATAATGTCTTTCGACCGATGTTTGGCCATTTGCATTATGCATTATGCATCGATGCACTCATTGCATTATGCATCGATTATGAGCCCCCATGTTTGTGTAATAATGATCAGAGGGTCTTGGTGTTTGATGTTGTTCATTTCAAGTGAAATAATTTTTGTTTTCCGTCTACAGTTCTGCAACCTAAGCTACGTTGACAGCTTTTTCTGTGATTTTGGTCCAGTAGTAGATCTGGCTACATCTGATACCTCAGTCTTATTATTGATTGACTTCATTGTCTCAATTTTCATGATATTTTTTCCCTTTGCTTTTACTATCCTAACATATATTTGCATTTTTATCACTATTCTGAACATCTCATCCACCAGTGGAAGGAGTAAGGCTTTTTCCACATGCAGTTCTCATTTGACCACAGTTTGTGCATACTATGGGACTCTGATGACAGCATCCTTGAACTCTTTTGACAAAGGATCATCCAACTTAAACAATTTTATTTCCCTTTTGTACATTGTGGTGACTCCACTTCTTAATCCTATTATCTACAGCTTGCGGAACCAAGAAATCAAAAGAACATTGCAGAAAATGTTGAGAAATATCAGAATTAATAATTAA